A portion of the Macaca mulatta isolate MMU2019108-1 chromosome 4, T2T-MMU8v2.0, whole genome shotgun sequence genome contains these proteins:
- the LOC144340689 gene encoding uncharacterized protein LOC144340689: MVQRLCESKEGSQYGQAVSHIPNLDLNENISTGLKQCECSICGKVFVHHSLLNRHILAHSGYKPYGEKQYKCEQCGKLFVSFPGVRRHRIMHSGNPAYKCTICGKAFHFLNSVERHQRTHTGEKPYKCKQCGKAFTVSGSCLIHGRTHTGEKPYECKECGKTLRFSCFKMHERTHTGERCTKCDKAFSCSTSLHDHGSIHTGERPYECKQCGKAFSCLSSLCNHRSTHTGEKPYECKQCDQAFSRLSSLHLHERIHTGEKPYDCKRCGKAYTRSSYLMRH, from the coding sequence atggtacagagactgtgtgaaagcaaagaaggCAGTCAGTATGGACAAGCTGTCAGCCACATTCCAAatcttgatctgaatgagaacatttctactggattaaaacaatgtgaatgcagtatttgtggaaaagtctttgtacatcattccctccttaataggcacatcctagctcactcaggatacaaaccatatggagagaagcaatataaatgtgaacagtgtgggaaactctttgtttcttttccaggtgttagaagacacaggataatgcacagtggaaatccagcttataaatgtacgatatgtgggaaagcttttcattttctcaattcagttgaaagacatcagagaactcacacaggagaaaaaccctataaatgtaaacaatgtggtaaagcGTTCACTGTTTCCGGTTCTTGTCTAATACATGgacgaactcacactggagagaaaccctacgaatgtaaggaatgtgggaaaacactcagattttcttgttttaagatgcatgaaaggactcacactggagagagatgtaccaaatgtgataaagccttcagctgttccacttcccttcatgaccatggaagcattcatactggagagagaccctatgaatgtaaacaatgtggcaaagcctttagttgtttgagttccctttgtaaccatagaagtactcatactggagagaaaccctatgaatgtaaacaatgtgaccaagccttcagtcgcctcagttcccttcacctccacgaaagaattcatactggagaaaaaccctatgactGTAAGAGATGCGGTAAAGCCTACACTCGTTCCAGTTACCTTATGCGCCACTaa